From Penicillium psychrofluorescens genome assembly, chromosome: 1, one genomic window encodes:
- a CDS encoding uncharacterized protein (ID:PFLUO_001227-T1.cds;~source:funannotate), whose protein sequence is MDSSIGAGVPIHLFLSEDGLYGAHVSGKDLVIHSSPASTEAREVQIARLKESPPKLIKYAPTSKIFSTNEGWTTSEQRLLTANDSRISVWQPHPLQIFADIESIEPGSLNVEFGGDGNEIIVFHAWHTKLSIHFLDTGRTSMIKTPKFSHSLGFGYRPQTRQLAILLKPEASDVLTVHEYRSYDLINRAVLSTIDAQGLKWSPDGRWIAVWDVASAGTKVVVFTADGQLYRTYTGPGEVDESFDLGVKQIEWSPAVSQNDTCDTLAVGKVNGHVDLLRTRTFTSATTLSHVFQIDTNSPTLWRERYINADGDAEYVEASSSSAFSMSPESSGPPRGVSIMTFSPDGSLLATVDSMRSNVLWIWSLDGTPRLTSALIHEQPVRQAVWHPSQPQLLINTVMTNLPTVRWWSPGQQPMITRVPTRRNESGKYDVKWLAGPEEEAVFWFGSTEEYVVGYLSAEDGAVQFDVLNRVLNTPNGRSSIMR, encoded by the exons ATGGACTCCTCCATCGGAGCGGGAG TCCCAATTCACCTATTCCTCTCCGAAGATGGCCTTTACGGTGCCCATGTGAGCGGAAAAGACTTGGTTATTCATTCAAGCCCTGCCTCCACCGAAGCCAGGGAAGTGCAAATCGCAAGACTCAAAGAGTCACCTCCAAAACTCATCAAATACGCGCCAACAAGCAAGATCTTCAGTACGAATGAAGGCTGGACGACATCTGAGCAGCGACTTCTAACCGCCAATGACTCGCGCATCTCCGTCTGGCAGCCACACCCCCTGCAAATATTCGCCGACATCGAAAGCATCGAGCCAGGATCATTGAATGTCGAGTTTGGCGGCGACGGGAATGAAATCATCGTCTTCCATGCATGGCATACCAAATTATCCATCCATTTCCTGGACACCGGTCGAACCTCCATGATCAAGACGCCCAAGTTTTCACATTCTCTCGGGTTCGGATACCGGCCGCAGACGCGACAACTAGCGATTCTATTGAAGCCAGAAGCTTCTGATGTGCTGACTGTGCATGAATATCGATCTTATGACCTCATCAACCGGGCAGTCCTGTCTACAATTGATGCACAGGGCTTGAAGTGGAGCCCGGACGGGAGATGGATCGCGGTGTGGGATGTTGCCAGTGCCGGGACCAAGGTGGTGGTTTTCACGGCGGATGGACAGCTGTATCGAACCTACACTGGGCCGGGGGAGGTGGATGAGTCGTTTGATTTGGGTGTGAAACAGATTGAATGGAGTCCTGCCGTGAGTCAGAATGATACCTGCGACACATTGGCCGTTGGCAAGGTCAATGGACATGTGGACCTGTTGCGAACGCGAACG TTTACATCCGCCACGACGCTGTCGCATGTTTTCCAGATCGACACCAATTCTCCGACTCTCTGGCGGGAGCGATACATCAAtgcagatggagatgccGAATACGTGGaggcatccagctcctctgcGTTTAGCATGAGTCCCGAGTCATCAGGCCCACCACGGGGCGTCTCCATCATGACGTTCAGTCCCGACGGGAGTCTTCTCGCTACAGTTGATTCTATGCGATCGAATGTGTTGTGGATCTGGTCTCTTGATGGCACGCCTAGGCTTACGTCGGCCCTGATACATGAGCAGCCCGTTCGACAGGCTGTTTGGCATCCATCCCAGCCTCAGCTTTTGATCAACACTGTCATGACAAACTTACCCACCgtgcggtggtggtcgccTGGCCAGCAGCCAATGATTACTCGGGTTCCTACTCGCCGCAACGAGAGCGGAAAATACGATGTGAAGTGGCTTGCTGGgccggaggaggaagcagtGTTCTGGTTTGGGTCAACGGAGGAGTATGTGGTGGGCTATTTGTCTGCAGAAGATGGGGCAGTGCAGTTTGACGTGCTCAATCGAGTCCTCAACACTCCTAACGGGCGGAGTAGTATCATGCGATAG
- a CDS encoding uncharacterized protein (ID:PFLUO_001228-T1.cds;~source:funannotate), with protein sequence MAVSDAAQSPSAEQVPAPQQRKKLLGREFYESIGSPKYVVAPMVDRSEFAWRMLTRSFMPPDEQKSLLAYSPMFHARLFGEQARVRTQYFQPTREGKKDALFLDGNPAFDRPLFVQFCANDPTEFLEAAQHVAPYCDAVDLNLGCPQGIAKRGHYGAFLQEDWDLIYKLINRLHNDLSVPITAKFRIQETKEKTLEYAQTILSAGANIISVHGRRREQKGHNTGVADWSYIRYLRNNLPPETVIFANGNILNYDDLERCLEETGADGIMSAEGNLSDPTIFSKPPPVGSEGREYWRGRDGKGGYRIDAIIRRYFDIIYKYVLEQPVPERKPLYLSSDQVDEQEEFKELEEEEPEGPPRKKQKKDKTKRPNSPSLGVMQGHLFQILRPMVATHTNVRDALARSRPGDMAAFEHVLSLIERAVKSGLKEYDDCPEKFEQKPDESLTGSKATIAEYGRPWWICQPHIRLLPEEAMEVGALKEKKKAGPDTEKKDTTNGNTPSATETPNGTPANTSATLTPDALVSG encoded by the exons ATGGCTGTTTCGGACGCGGCGCAATCCCCGAGCGCCGAGCAGGTGCCTGCGCCTCAGCAGCGAAAGAAGCTTCTCGGCAGAGAATTCTACGAGAGCATTGGGAGTCCCAAATATGTCGTTGCCCCCATGGTCGACAGATCGGAGTTT GCGTGGCGCATGCTCACTCGATCCTTCATGCCACCGGACGAGCAAAAATCGCTGCTCGCGTATTCGCCGATGTTCCATGCGCGCCTCTTCGGTGAACAAGCGCGTGTTCGAACTCAATATTTCCAGCCCACCCGTGAGGGTAAAAAGGACGCTCTGTTCCTCGACGGGAACCCGGCCTTTGACCGGCCTCTTTTCGTCCAGTTTTGCGCAAACGACCCTACTGAATTCTTAGAGGCAGCACAGCATGTGGCGCCATATTGTGATGCCGTGGACTTGAATCTCGGATGTCCGCAAGGAATCGCAAAGAGGGGCCATTATGGTGCCTTCCTCCAGGAAGATTGGGACTTGATCTACAAACTCATCAACCGGCTTCACAACGACCTGTCGGTGCCCATCACTGCGAAGTTCCGTATTCAGGAGACCAAAGAGAAGACACTAGAATACGCCCAGACGATTCTCTCAGCCGGAGCCAACATAATTTCGGTGCATGGGCGACGGCGAGAACAGAAGGGTCACAACACTGGCGTGGCGGATTGGAGTTATATCCGGTACCTGCGCAATAATCTGCCACCAGAAACTGTGATCTTCGCCAATGGCAATATTCTCAACTACGACGATCTTGAGCGCTGTCTCGAGGAGACCGGTGCAGACGGCATCATGAGCGCCGAAGGCAACCTGTCAGACCCCACCATTTTTAGCAAACCGCCTCCAGTTGGAAGCGAAGGCCGGGAATACtggcgagggcgagatggAAAGGGTGGCTACCGGATCGATGCCATTATTCGACGGTACTTTGACATCATCTACAAATACGTTCTCGAGCAGCCAGTCCCAGAGCGAAAGCCTCTTTATCTTTCGTCAGATCAAGTagacgagcaggaggagTTCAAGgaactcgaagaagaagaacccgaaggaccaccgaggaagaagcaaaagaaagataaGACCAAAAGGCCCAACTCTCCCAGCCTGGGAGTCATGCAAGGCCACCTCTTCCAGATTCTTCGACCGATGGTGGCCACGCACACCAACGTCCGGGATGCGCTCGCCAGATCGCGACCTGGTGACATGGCCGCCTTTGAACATGTCTTGAGCCTCATTGAGCGAGCCGTCAAGTCCGGACTGAAGGAATACGATGATTGTCCCGAGAAGTTTGAGCAGAAACCCGACGAGAGCCTGACAGGGTCCAAAGCAACTATTGCCGAGTACGGGAGGCCGTGGTGGATCTGTCAGCCACACATCCGTCTCTTGCCCGAGGAGGCAATGGAAGTCGGCGCActcaaagaaaaaaagaaggcgGGTCCTGATACTGAGAAGAAAGATACAACCAACGGAAATACTCCTTCCGCTACTGAAACTCCGAACGGGACGCCCGCTAACACGTCTGCCACTCTTACACCCGATGCTCTCGTGAGCGGATAA